One window of the Niallia circulans genome contains the following:
- a CDS encoding ABC transporter permease has product MKIRHLTIMLIVLSIISLFVGVIDIHPQNIFHLTADQREILLISRFPRLVSIIIAGVSLSICGLIMQQISRNKFVSPTTAGTMDWARLGILVALMLFTGESPIIKMLIAFVFALGGTFLFMRILNMIKFKDAIFIPLIGLMLGNIVSSITTFFAMKYDLIQNMSSWLQGDFSLIMEGRYELLYISIPMVIVAYLYANKFTIAGLGEDFSTNLGLNHKRVVNIGLIIVALVSSVVLLTVGMIPFLGLIIPNIVSLYRGDNLKNSLTHTALLGAVFVLFCDILGRVIIYPYEISIGVMVGVIGSGGFLYLLVRRKSYDAT; this is encoded by the coding sequence ATGAAAATTAGACACTTAACTATAATGTTAATAGTTTTATCTATCATCTCCCTATTTGTAGGAGTAATTGATATTCATCCACAAAATATTTTTCATTTAACAGCAGATCAGAGAGAAATTCTCTTGATTAGCAGATTTCCTCGCTTAGTCAGTATTATTATAGCTGGTGTTAGTCTAAGTATTTGTGGCCTTATCATGCAGCAGATATCGAGGAATAAATTTGTTTCTCCTACAACTGCTGGAACAATGGACTGGGCGAGACTTGGGATATTAGTAGCTTTAATGCTTTTTACAGGCGAGAGCCCGATTATTAAAATGTTAATCGCTTTTGTGTTTGCACTCGGAGGAACCTTTTTGTTTATGCGAATACTTAATATGATTAAATTTAAAGATGCTATCTTTATTCCATTGATTGGTTTAATGCTAGGGAATATTGTTAGCTCGATTACCACTTTTTTTGCAATGAAATATGATTTGATTCAAAATATGTCTTCATGGTTACAAGGTGATTTTTCTTTAATCATGGAAGGGCGTTATGAACTTCTTTACATAAGTATTCCGATGGTTATTGTTGCATACTTATATGCAAATAAATTTACAATTGCTGGATTGGGTGAGGATTTTTCTACTAATCTTGGTCTCAATCACAAAAGAGTAGTGAATATAGGGTTAATTATCGTAGCGTTAGTTTCTTCTGTTGTATTGCTGACAGTAGGAATGATTCCTTTTCTAGGTCTAATCATTCCCAATATCGTTTCGTTATACAGAGGAGATAATTTGAAAAATAGCTTGACCCATACAGCATTATTAGGAGCAGTCTTTGTATTATTCTGTGATATTCTTGGAAGAGTGATTATTTATCCGTATGAGATATCGATCGGTGTGATGGTGGGAGTCATCGGAAGTGGAGGATTCTTGTATTTACTAGTAAGGAGAAAGTCTTATGATGCAACCTAG
- a CDS encoding iron chelate uptake ABC transporter family permease subunit, whose product MQPRVKLIILAILAVLLISIFMLIKVSSNNWEYVIPRRAIKIIAILLTGGCIAFTSMVFQTITNNRILTPSILGLDSLYLFIQTVVVFVFGSSTMTVMNSNINFLLSVALMVFFSSILYKLFFRREDQNILLLLLIGIVLGSFFSSLSSFMQVLIDPNEFLIIQDKMFASFNNVNTNILIISIIIVAIVSIYVTRYSKFFDVMSLGRDQAINLGIDYEKVVRSMLIVVSILVSVSTALVGPITFLGLLVVNLAREFLKTYKHRTLITGSILLSIISLVGGLLIVERVFTFSTTISVIINFVGGVYFIYLLLKERKAW is encoded by the coding sequence ATGCAACCTAGAGTAAAACTTATAATACTAGCTATACTGGCAGTATTATTAATTTCTATATTTATGTTAATAAAGGTCAGTAGTAATAACTGGGAATATGTGATTCCACGTAGAGCCATAAAAATCATCGCGATTCTTCTAACAGGTGGCTGTATTGCCTTTACTTCGATGGTATTTCAGACGATCACTAATAATCGTATTTTAACACCAAGTATTTTAGGACTAGATTCCCTTTATTTATTCATTCAAACTGTTGTGGTTTTCGTTTTTGGTTCAAGTACAATGACTGTGATGAATAGCAATATTAATTTTTTGTTATCTGTCGCTTTAATGGTTTTTTTCTCAAGTATTCTTTATAAGCTATTCTTTAGGAGAGAAGATCAAAACATCTTATTATTGCTGCTGATTGGAATTGTATTAGGAAGCTTTTTCTCTAGTCTCTCTTCCTTTATGCAGGTGTTAATTGATCCCAATGAGTTCCTTATTATCCAGGATAAAATGTTTGCAAGTTTTAATAATGTAAACACAAATATTTTAATAATCAGTATTATTATCGTTGCTATAGTATCTATATATGTTACGAGATATAGTAAATTCTTTGATGTCATGTCATTAGGAAGAGACCAAGCCATTAATTTAGGAATTGATTATGAAAAAGTAGTGCGCAGCATGCTAATTGTGGTGTCGATCCTAGTGTCTGTTTCCACTGCCTTAGTGGGACCCATTACCTTTCTTGGATTATTGGTTGTCAATTTAGCTCGTGAATTTCTAAAAACATATAAACACCGAACTTTAATTACTGGATCTATTTTGTTGAGCATTATTTCTTTAGTTGGTGGGTTGCTGATTGTAGAACGTGTCTTTACTTTTTCAACGACAATCAGTGTGATAATTAACTTTGTAGGTGGAGTGTACTTTATCTATCTATTACTAAAGGAGAGAAAAGCATGGTAG
- the qoxC gene encoding cytochrome aa3 quinol oxidase subunit III translates to MAKVDKSLPLEYQTEQSRLNILGFWIFLGAEVVLFATLFAAYGSLKDNFAGGPTPAELFKLKDVMIETLLLLTSSFTCGIAIWYMRRQNLKGLLTWLIITLALGAGFVFVEVNEFIHYVHEGATMQTSAFLSSFFVLLGTHGLHVSLGIGWAILIIIQLLKHGLTPTTARKTFIISLYWHFLDVVWIFIFTFVYLARMKMGG, encoded by the coding sequence ATGGCAAAAGTCGATAAGTCCTTACCACTAGAATATCAAACAGAGCAAAGTCGTTTAAATATTCTAGGCTTCTGGATTTTCCTTGGTGCGGAGGTTGTATTATTCGCTACCTTATTTGCAGCCTATGGATCTTTAAAGGATAACTTTGCAGGCGGACCTACTCCAGCTGAATTATTTAAATTAAAAGATGTAATGATTGAAACACTTTTACTATTAACAAGTAGTTTCACTTGTGGGATCGCTATCTGGTATATGCGTCGCCAAAATTTAAAAGGATTATTAACATGGTTAATTATTACTTTAGCATTGGGTGCAGGCTTCGTCTTTGTGGAAGTAAATGAATTTATTCATTATGTACATGAAGGAGCGACAATGCAGACAAGTGCCTTCCTTTCTTCCTTCTTTGTATTGCTAGGAACACACGGATTGCACGTATCCTTAGGTATAGGTTGGGCGATATTGATTATTATTCAATTGCTTAAACATGGCTTAACACCAACAACTGCTCGTAAGACATTTATTATAAGTTTATACTGGCATTTCTTAGACGTTGTGTGGATTTTCATCTTCACATTCGTTTATCTTGCTAGAATGAAAATGGGAGGGTAA
- the qoxD gene encoding cytochrome aa3 quinol oxidase subunit IV: MAKNHENEKFPISHIAGFIVSLLLTFAAVGAKLYTDLPMVTVMWIIGALAVIQAILQLFMFMHLTEGEGQVQTINIIYAFFCAIVVAGGTIWVMTSGHVHY, from the coding sequence ATGGCAAAAAATCATGAAAATGAAAAATTTCCAATTAGTCATATTGCAGGTTTTATTGTTTCTTTATTACTTACCTTCGCAGCTGTAGGGGCTAAGTTATATACAGATCTTCCAATGGTTACTGTAATGTGGATTATCGGAGCATTAGCTGTTATTCAAGCAATTCTTCAACTGTTTATGTTTATGCATCTTACAGAAGGAGAAGGGCAAGTACAGACTATTAATATCATTTATGCTTTCTTCTGCGCAATTGTCGTTGCCGGAGGAACAATTTGGGTAATGACATCAGGACACGTACATTACTAA